The following proteins are co-located in the Phragmites australis chromosome 10, lpPhrAust1.1, whole genome shotgun sequence genome:
- the LOC133883571 gene encoding ARF guanine-nucleotide exchange factor GNOM-like — MGGIRAASPSPSGAGSYPWPLPRVAMACVVASEVATVLAVMRRNVRWAGVRYGGDDGADDEHLDHPLISGLKSLRRRAAAWGPRWRDDVEPLLYLRPFLDVVRSDETGAPITGAALSSLHKILTLDLVGPDAPNAADAMGAVVDAVTGCRFEVTDPASEEAVLARVLQVLLACVRGRAAPALANRHVCAIASTCFRVVQQAGTKGELLQRVSRQTMQEVIRCVFARLPDVDVTVVADEQIASCKNQGLVIGEMGNGKSDYVCLNSSGDEVGDGSDVVQDEAMTKPFGVPCMVEILQFLCSLLNIAEDIEVNLRMNPIDLDEDVPLFALGLINSAIELSASSIHRHPKLLAFVQDELFRNLMHFGLSMSPLILSTVCSIIFTLFYHLRHELKLQIEAFFSCVILRLAQSRYGASYQLQEVALEALVDFCRQKEFMAEMYANMDCDLQCSNIFEELVNLLSKSAFPVNSPLSALNVLALDGLVAVIQAMAERTDNASQHHDQTVPEISEYFPFWQLKCESNNDPDQWVKFVHQQKSIKRKLMVGVEHFNRDKKKGFEFLQGAHLLPEKLDPHNVALFFRYTPGLDKNLLGDYLGNHDEFSIQVLHEFARTFDFKKMNLDAALRVFLETFRLPGESQKIQRILEAFSERYYEQSPQMFVNRDAALVLSYSVIMLNTDQHNVRVKKKMTEEDFIRNNRRINGGNDLPRDFLSELYYSICRNEIRTIPEQGAGCSEMSFSRWVDLMWRSKRTSVYIVCDSYPFLDHDMFSVMAGPTVAAISVVFDNVEHEEVLTGCIDGFLSVAKLAAFYHLDDVLNDLVVALCRFTSLSYSYIDDPVTAFGEDTKARMATEAVFTIATTYGDHIRSAWRNIVDNILKLHKIGLLPARLTGNATDDQDSSDSLHSKLASSSAAAPQLVPISTSKKSYGLMGRFSQLLYLDAEEPRSQPTEEQLAAQRNASETVKKCQISTIFTESKFLQADSLSNLARALIQAAGRPQKITSSLDDEGTAVFCLELLITVTLNNRDRIILLWQGVYEHITHIVQSTVMPCNLVEKAVFGLLHICQRLLPYKENLVDDLLRSLQLILKLDARVADAYCENITLEVMQLVKANATHIKSQMGWRTIISLLCITARHPDASDAGFEALVFIMSEGAHLSPANFVLSVEASRQFAESRLGSTERSIQALNLMADSVNCLTRWSHGVKEAGGEADRILEGIAEMWLRLVQALRKVCTDQREEVRNHALLSLHRCLVVDGISVSSSAWLMSFDIIFQLLDELLEIVHNYSPKDFRNMEMSLLHAVKLLCKVFLQSLKDLSAQSGFGKLWLEVLDMIEKFMKVKVRGRRTEKLQEAIPELVKNILMVMKANGILSKTSSSENSLWEATWLQVNNISPLLQSEIFPDNEGDSTTQGEQNKLDTPAPDQNAEQ; from the exons ATGGGCGGCATCAGGGcagcgtcgccgtcgccgtcgggcGCGGGGTCGTATCCCTGGCCGCTGCCGCGCGTGGCGATGGCGTGCGTGGTGGCGTCTGAGGTCGCCACGGTGCTCGCCGTCATGCGCCGCAACGTGCGCTGGGCGGGCGTCCGCTACGGCGGGGACGACGGCGCCGACGACGAGCACCTCGACCACCCCCTCATCTCGGGGCTCAAgtcgctccgccgccgcgccgccgcgtgGGGCCCGCGGTGGCGGGACGACGTCGAGCCGCTCCTCTACCTCCGCCCCTTCCTCGACGTCGTCCGCTCCGACGAGACCGGGGCGCCCATCACGGGCGCCGCGCTCTCGTCGCTGCACAAGATCCTCACCCTCGACCTCGTCGGCCCCGACGCGCCCAACGCCGCCGATGCCATGGGCGCCGTCGTGGACGCTGTCACAGGATGCCGCTTCGAGGTTACCGACCCGGCGTCAGAGGAGGCCGTCCTGGCCAGGGTCCTGCAGGTGCTGCTCGCCTGCGTGCGTGGCCGCGCCGCGCCCGCGCTCGCCAACCGCCACGTCTGCGCGATCGCCAGCACCTGCTTCCGGGTCGTGCAGCAGGCTGGGACCAAGGGGGAGCTGCTGCAGCGCGTCTCCCGCCAGACCATGCAGGAGGTTATCCGTTGCGTCTTCGCCCGCCTGCCGGACGTTGATGTCACTGTGGTTGCCGATGAGCAG ATTGCCAGTTGCAAGAACCAAGGTTTGGTTATTGGGGAGATGGGGAATGGGAAGAGTGATTATGTGTGTTTGAACAGTTCTGGCGATGAGGTAGGGGATGGATCTGATGTTGTTCAAGACGAAGCTATGACGAAGCCTTTTGGGGTTCCTTGCATGGTAGAGATATTGCAATTCTTGTGCTCCCTCTTGAACATAGCAGAAGATATTGAGGTGAACCTAAGGATGAATCCAATCGACTTAGATGAGGACGTGCCTCTCTTTGCTCTGGGGTTGATTAATTCGGCTATTGAGTTGTCGGCTTCGTCGATACACAGACACCCAAAACTGTTGGCTTTTGTACAGGATGAACTGTTCCGCAATCTAATGCATTTTGGCTTGTCAATGAGCCCCTTGATCCTGTCGACAGTGTGCAGCATTATTTTTACTCTTTTCTACCATTTGCGCCATGAACTTAAGCTGCAAATAGAGGCTTTCTTCTCATGTGTGATCCTAAGATTAGCCCAGAGTAGATACGGAGCTAGTTATCAGCTGCAAGAAGTTGCCCTGGAGGCTCTAGTGGATTTCTGCCGGCAGAAAGAGTTTATGGCTGAGATGTATGCAAACATGGACTGCGATTTACAATGCTCAAATATTTTTGAAGAGCTAGTTAACCTTCTGTCTAAAAGTGCATTCCCTGTGAACAGTCCTTTGTCGGCCTTAAATGTGCTTGCTTTGGATGGTTTGGTTGCTGTCATTCAGGCAATGGCAGAGCGGACTGATAATGCATCTCAGCATCATGATCAAACAGTGCCAGAAATAAGTGAATATTTCCCTTTCTGGCAGTTGAAGTGTGAGAGCAATAATGATCCGGATCAATGGGTTAAATTTGTTCACCAACAGAAGAGCATCAAGCGGAAGCTAATGGTTGGTGTTGAACATTTCAATAGGGACAAAAAGAAGGGCTTTGAGTTTCTGCAAGGTGCTCATCTCTTACCTGAAAAACTTGATCCACACAATGTTGCTCTTTTCTTCCGTTACACACCTGGGTTAGACAAGAACCTTCTTGGGGACTACCTGGGTAATCATGATGAGTTCTCTATTCAGGTCCTTCATGAATTTGCTAGAACCTTTGATTTCAAGAAGATGAATTTGGATGCTGCCCTAAGGGTTTTCTTGGAAACTTTCCGGCTGCCTGGTGAGTCACAGAAGATTCAGAGAATTCTTGAGGCCTTTTCTGAGCGGTACTATGAACAATCACCCCAAATGTTTGTTAATAGGGATGCTGCTCTGGTGTTATCATATTCAGTAATCATGCTCAATACCGACCAACACAATGTAAGGGTTAAGAAGAAGATGACTGAAGAAGACTTTATCAGGAACAATCGCCGTATAAACGGAGGGAATGATCTTCCAAGGGATTTCTTATCAGAGCTTTATTATTCTATTTGCCGGAATGAAATCAGAACCATTCCTGAGCAAGGAGCTGGGTGTTCTGAGATGTCTTTCAGCCGTTGGGTTGATCTGATGTGGAGGTCAAAGAGAACATCAGTGTACATTGTTTGTGACTCCTACCCGTTTCTTGATCATGACATGTTTTCTGTCATGGCCGGACCAACAGTTGCTGCTATCTCTGTGGTTTTTGATAATGTTGAGCATGAAGAGGTTCTTACAGGATGCATTGATGGTTTCCTGTCGGTGGCAAAACTGGCTGCCTTCTATCATCTTGATGATGTGCTGAATGATCTTGTTGTGGCACTATGTAGGTTCACTTCGTTGAGCTATTCCTACATTGATGATCCTGTAACAGCTTTCGGGGAGGATACCAAGGCTAGAATGGCAACAGAGGCCGTTTTCACTATAGCAACTACTTATGGTGATCACATACGCAGTGCATGGAGGAACATAGTAGATAACATTTTAAAGTTGCATAAGATAGGCCTTCTTCCTGCTCGCCTCACTGGCAATGCAACTGACGATCAGGACTCCTCAGATTCATTGCACAGCAAGCTTGCCTCCTCATCTGCAGCTGCACCTCAACTTGTGCCAATTAGCACCTCCAAAAAATCTTATGGACTGATGGGGAGATTCAGCCAACTGCTGTATTTAGATGCTGAAGAACCAAGGTCCCAGCCAACTGAGGagcaacttgctgctcagaggAATGCTTCAGAGACTGTAAAAAAGTGCCAAATAAGCACCATCTTCACTGAAAGCAAATTCTTACAAGCTGATTCACTCTCAAATCTAGCAAGAGCCCTCATTCAGGCAGCTGGCCGACCTCAGAAGATCACCAGctcacttgatgatgaaggcaCAGCTGTCTTCTGCTTAGAGCTTCTAATTACTGTCACATTAAACAACAGAGACAGGATTATTCTTTTGTGGCAGGGTGTTTATGAGCACATAACCCATATTGTTCAGTCCACAGTGATGCCCTGCAATCTGGTTGAGAAGGCTGTTTTTGGGCTCTTGCACATCTGTCAGAGGCTGCTCCCTTATAAGGAGAACCTGGTGGATGATTTACTGAGGTCATTGCAGCTAATTTTGAAACTTGATGCCCGTGTAGCTGATGCTTACTGTGAGAACATCACCTTGGAGGTCATGCAGCTTGTCAAGGCCAATGCAACCCATATCAAGTCCCAGATGGGTTGGCGGACTATCATTTCTTTGCTCTGCATCACCGCACGCCATCCTGATGCTTCTGATGCCGGTTTCGAAGCCTTGGTTTTTATCATGTCAGAGGGAGCACACCTCTCTCCTGCCAACTTTGTCCTATCAGTAGAGGCCTCAAGGCAGTTTGCAGAATCTCGGCTTGGGTCTACAGAAAGATCTATCCAAGCTTTGAACCTAATGGCAGATTCAGTGAATTGCCTTACACGGTGGTCACACGGGGTTAAAGAAGCTGGTGGAGAGGCCGACAGGATATTGGAAGGAATTGCTGAGATGTGGCTTCGGCTAGTGCAGGCTCTACGAAAGGTGTGCACAGATCAGAGGGAGGAAGTGAGGAACCATGCGCTGTTATCGTTGCATAGATGCTTAGTGGTTGATGGAATATCAGTTTCATCTTCAGCATGGTTGATGTCATTTGATATTATTTTCCAGTTGCTTGATGAATTGTTGGAGATTGTGCATAATTACTCACCaaaagattttagaaacatggaGATGTCCCTCCTGCATGCTGTAAAACTGTTATGCAAGGTGTTCTTGCAGTCCCTTAAAGACCTCTCAGCACAGAGCGGCTTTGGTAAGCTGTGGTTGGAAGTCCTTGACATGATAGAGAAGTTCATGAAAGTCAAAGTGAGAGGGAGGAGGACGGAGAAGCTACAAGAGGCTATCCCTGAGCTAGTCAAGAACATACTGATGGTGATGAAAGCGAATGGGATCCTGTCAAAGACGAGCTCCAGCGAAAACAGTTTGTGGGAAGCAACATGGCTTCAAGTTAACAATATTTCGCCCTTGCTGCAGTCAGAAATTTTCCCTGACAATGAGGGCGACAGCACAACACAAGGTGAACAAAACAAATTGGATACTCCCGCACCTGACCAAAATGCTGAGCAATAG